From Marinitoga hydrogenitolerans DSM 16785:
TTGTTTCTTCCACTATTTCAATCAAAGCATTAAACATCATTGCAATTTCTTCAGCTTGTTCCTCTGTTAATAATTGTCCAGGTCTTAAAACTTTACCTTTCATAAAAAACTCTTTTATAATATCATTTTGACCTTTTCCTAATTTATTAGCAAGAATATCCAATTTTAATTCTGATTTTGTAAGTTTTATTTCTTTTATTTCTTCTATTTCTGTTTTCTCTTCTTTTTTATTATAATTTTTTGATGTTTTTTTACCATGTTTCTGAAATTTTTGCTTTTTATTTTTATCATATCTTTTTGTTTCTTTCTTTTTAATTTCTTCCTTTTTTACTAGCGAAGATTTTTCTTCTTTCTTTTCTTCTTTTTTGTTTTTAACTTTTTCAGCTTCATAATATTCTTTTATAGCTTTAACGTCTTCATCTTCTAAAGAAGACATATGACTTTTTAAATTATATCCTAAATCCTTTAATTCTTCTAAAAATTCCTTTGCATGTTTTCCAAGCTCTTTGGCCAATTGGTATACCCGCGTCTTAGACAATTGAATCACCTCCAACGTTCACTACCTCTTTAATTCCATTAACTATATTTTCATCTAGGACTCCTACAACACTTATCTCATCCTTCCCCAATGCCCTACCTAATTGTTCTTTCGTATAGTTAGATAATAAAACATAAGGAACCTTGTGAGACTGACATCTTTTTATAGTATCTTCTTTTATTGATTCACCTACATCAGAAGCTATAATAATAAATTTTTTTCTTCTTTTTGGATTTCTAATATACTCTCTAATATTATCTTTTCCAAAAATAATTTTCCGCATTCGAGAGGCAAACCCTAAGAGGTTTACAACCTTCTGTTCATTCATTCTTTTACCCCCAATTTTCTCTTTCTAAAGTAATTATAACATATAAAATAGGAATAAAGAAATGTTCATTATATCATAGAAATTAAATAACAAATCCTTAACAAAGGAATATCTATAAAATAGAATACCGTATTCACCACTTACAAGATTTGGACAAAAAATAAGAAAGTGATATCATAAAATTGAAAAAAAGAAAGGGGTTTTTTTAATGAGAAAACGAACTAGTTATGAACCTGAATTTAAGTTGTCTTTTTCAGCAATGCTGAAAGGAATTATGTTTCTTTATTATAAAATCAATTAAAGTAAACTTTTCACAGGAGGTGGCTTTATGGGCATTAGAATGGATGCTATTTATGAAGGAAATGTTAGTGGGTATGGACATGTCAATCAAGGAAAATACGTTACAGGTTCAGAAGCTTGGGAAAAACTTCAGCAAAAAAATGCTCAAAAAATTGAAGAATTTAACCAAAAAGGTATTGAAGGATGGAAAGAAACTAAAGAAGCAGCAAAGTGGGGAGGAATTGGCGGGGCAATAGGATATCTTGGATTGGCAGCCGTTAGTTCTAATCCAATTACGTTATCAGGGTTGGCTGGAGGAATAGTTCTTGGAGCAATCGAAGGAGCAATAACTTCTGATATAGCTTCGTGGGGTAAATGATAATGAATAAAAAAATATTATTTAAAGTTATTAAAAGTATAAGCCCTTTAATATTATTAACCGTAATAATTAAAAAATTTAGTGATTATCCAGTTTCAACAAAAGATCTTATAGGATATATTTTAATTTTTAGTTCCATTTTATTTGCGATGTTTAATTTACAGGAAAACTATAACATTAATAATAAAATAATAACTAAACAACTTATTATTTTATTTGTTATAAATAATTTCTTCTTTTTATGGGGGGCCCTGCCCGTGGTTATGGCTATGAATATAGTTTCTATTTTTATATATTTTGAAAAATTACCCGGCATGAAAAAAGATTAATAAAAATATCTCCAAGAAACATTTCAGGAGAAAGAAATACTCGTTGAATTTATTAACATGCATCAATATTGATAAAAATGCCGGAACTTCCGGCATTTTTATTATTTTACCTTTGATGGACTTTCAAAATCTGTTTTTATAAAATATATGTTTATTTTTATATAAAAGTATATTTACTTAGACGTTTTTTCTATATAATGATTAAAATCAAGGTCTATATAATTAAATGATTTTTTAATTTTATTTGCCCAATTTAATGTAATAGGATGTTCTATTCTTGACAAAATCATTGTCTCTAAGCCTAAACTTTCAGTAACTTTTAAATACTCAGAAGTTTTTAATAATCCCCCAAATTTTGTGATTTCAAATACCAATCCTGCAGAAATATTTTTTAATCTTATTATATCCTGAAGTGTTTTAAAGGATTCATCCAAAAAAACAGAGTATTTCGTCAAAAGGTCTTTTACTGCAAATTCACTCCCAACAGGTATTTGAATCAATTTTGAAAACCGCATGTTTTATCCATTCTTTCTTTAAATATTTTAATATATTTCTTTCCTGCCAATAATATACATCTCTTTTTCTATTCATAATTTTCCTCCGTTTGTGTTCAAAAAAATTTTTTAAATCAATTATATGCTATGATTATTATATTAATTAAAATTCTGCTTTTGCAGATATGAATAAATAATAATTTTCAAAATCCATATCAAAATCATGCCCTATTTTAAGTTCTGCAAGAATATTACTATTAATAAATTCGACTCCAATTTTATAACCTAAATTATTTGAATTATCATAATACACATCTGTTAAAATATTTATATCTTCTAAAATTGGTAAATTTAAGTCACCTATTAAAAAATATGTATTTTCAGATATATTATAATTTCCGCTTATTTCTAAAAGTGATGTTATCTTTGAATAAAACTCTATATTCTTATTTACAAGAGTATAAATACCTTCGATATATAAATTATCATTAATAAAATCTGCTTTTAAATATTCCAAAGAATCTGAATATTTACCTTCAATACCAACATTCAAAGTTTCCGCTCTTATATATAAATTCATTGTAGTTTCATCAGTTGCAGGTAAGTATCCTAAATAAATATATGTATTTTCAAAACCTACCTTTGCAGTAGTGAAATACTTTAATTCATTATTTTCAGAATAAATATCAACAACAACATCAGCTACTCTTAATTTAATACCACCATAAAATCCTGATTTATTATATTCAATATTGGTTTCATAAAATTTCCATAAAGTATTAGCTGATGAATTATTGAATAATCCAAAAACAAATCTATTATTCTCCCATCTTACTTTTAATGACTCTAATCTAAATTGCCACGAACTGTTATCCGCGACCAAATTAGCTTCAAATTTCATACCTGATTTTTCAGGATTTATTTTTAAATTAAAAACATGACTTAAAGTTGGTGTTTTCAATGAATATGTGTCGGTATCTATCTTTGATTTTAAATCGAACACATATGATCCACTTATAATACCAAATTCTTGTTTAGTTGCTTTTTTTATTTTTAACTCGCCATTTTCTAAAACTAATGAAAATGCACCATTTTTCCCACCAAACCCATCTGGTGCATAGTCTGGAGCTTCTGGATCTTCTTTCCAATCTGTTCCATTTATTACAAATTTATATTGATAGTCACCTGGTGAAAGTTTCAATGTTATCCTCCATAGTCCACCTTTTATTTTTTTCATTTGCAATGCTGTAGAATCCCAATTATTGAAACTACCAGCTAAATATACAGAAGAAGCTGTTAAATCCTTATACTCAAAAACTACAACACCTTTATACACATATACCTTAGAAAAAGACACTATTGATAATATAATTAAAAATGCTGTTAATAATACTTTTTTCATTAAACACACCTCCTAAAAGCCTGTTTTAACTGTTAAAGATAATTGTTTTTTAAACTCTTTTGACGCACCGAAATTTCCATCACCAATCCCTAATAATAATTCCATATTAGAAAAGCCTGTATATTTTGCTTCTAAATACATAGTTTTATATCTCTCTATTACTCCATATATATACATGCCTTTTCCAAATAGATTTAAATTCCCAAATGATTTTGATAATGAACCATATAACACCTCGGAAAAACCTCCACCGTACACTGTTGAATTTTCTATATTAACATCTTTATTTCCAAAAATATAGGATATATCATAATAATAACCTAGTAAATTCCCTTTTAAATTTGAAGAAAATGAGAAATCACCATATTTCTTGATATTAGTCCAATCATCTTCTATTCCTTTTTTATATACCGATAAATTCAACTTACCAAATAGTGGTAAATCAAATGGTAAGTTTATTGTCCATTCCAGATCGTTTAAATTATAGTTATCATTCACAACAGGTATTCCTATGTAAAGATAATTATAGTTATTATAATTTAAATAACCTTTTAATTGACTTAGAGAAAAATTTTCAACGGAAATCTTGTTATTTTTAAAATAATAATCAAAATCAACATTAATCCCTACATTGTTTAAGGTTAACTCATTTCTAATATTATTATAAAAACTATCAGGCAGATATGTTTTATTAAAAGCTGGAGCCAAATATTTTAAAAATATCGCATTACTAATTCTACCTAAATTTACTCTATTACCCAAAAAAAGAAGATAATTATCTTCTAAATAAAACTCATCTTTATCATATGAATAACCAAATTCACCAAAAAATTGTGTTTTACCTAAATTTAAATTGTAATCATAAAACCTCCAGTTTATATAATTATATTTTGTGTAATATTCTTTCGAGTAAATAAAGCTATAATAAAAGTTTCCTAAAGGAATTCCTCTAACATGTGAAATCAAAAATGATGAAGATCCTCCATCTTTTTTAAATAAAAAATTTTCTGTGTTTCCTATTGGAAGGTCATATTTTAATACTAATCCATCGACCGCCCCTATTTTTTCATTATTAAACGCATTTATCCAATCAGTTGTATTAACACTTTTTTTCTTCCATAACGTTTTAAATAAGTTACTCCCGAATTTAAAATCAAACTCACCATCTGTAATATAATATTTATCATCATCACCTTTATTCAAATTTAAACTACCGGAAAAATCCGAACCGTCCGGTTTAATATACAAATCTAATTTTAACCCATTATAATAAAACTGTGCGGGAGATGATTCCATGGTGTAT
This genomic window contains:
- a CDS encoding L7Ae/L30e/S12e/Gadd45 family ribosomal protein, with the protein product MNEQKVVNLLGFASRMRKIIFGKDNIREYIRNPKRRKKFIIIASDVGESIKEDTIKRCQSHKVPYVLLSNYTKEQLGRALGKDEISVVGVLDENIVNGIKEVVNVGGDSIV
- a CDS encoding enolase-like domain-containing protein, whose product is MIQIPVGSEFAVKDLLTKYSVFLDESFKTLQDIIRLKNISAGLVFEITKFGGLLKTSEYLKVTESLGLETMILSRIEHPITLNWANKIKKSFNYIDLDFNHYIEKTSK
- a CDS encoding isoamylase early set domain-containing protein, whose translation is MKKVLLTAFLIILSIVSFSKVYVYKGVVVFEYKDLTASSVYLAGSFNNWDSTALQMKKIKGGLWRITLKLSPGDYQYKFVINGTDWKEDPEAPDYAPDGFGGKNGAFSLVLENGELKIKKATKQEFGIISGSYVFDLKSKIDTDTYSLKTPTLSHVFNLKINPEKSGMKFEANLVADNSSWQFRLESLKVRWENNRFVFGLFNNSSANTLWKFYETNIEYNKSGFYGGIKLRVADVVVDIYSENNELKYFTTAKVGFENTYIYLGYLPATDETTMNLYIRAETLNVGIEGKYSDSLEYLKADFINDNLYIEGIYTLVNKNIEFYSKITSLLEISGNYNISENTYFLIGDLNLPILEDINILTDVYYDNSNNLGYKIGVEFINSNILAELKIGHDFDMDFENYYLFISAKAEF